One Peribacillus simplex NBRC 15720 = DSM 1321 genomic region harbors:
- the mutS gene encoding DNA mismatch repair protein MutS → MAGYTPMIQQYLKIKAEYQDAFLFFRLGDFYEMFFDDALNASQELEITLTSREGGSEERIPMCGIPYHSAANYIDILIEKGFKVAICEQTEDPKQAKGVVRREVVQLITPGTKMDSKGLREKENNYIATITYFTDGQFGFGYNDLSTGENKVTLIESFEEVLNEFAILGASEVVIAEDFNEEWKKKLQERGAAALSLENNLVQSESFVALLHLLKDQKLATTTSRLLNYLYRTQKRSLDHLQPVLAYETSQYMKIDYYSKRNLELTETIRSKGKKGSLLWLLDETKTAMGGRMLKQWIDRPLINKKQIERRQSLVETLKNQYFERQDLRERLKEVYDLERLAGRVAFGNVNARDLIQLKRSLQQVPIIREIVKSMASNQDISILADKLDPCEEVTDLLETALVENPPLSVKEGNIIQDGFHKELDTYRDASRNGKTWIAQLEREERERTGIRSLKIGYNRVFGYYIEVTRANLHLLEEGRYERKQTLTNAERYITPELKEKEALILQAEEKSISLEYDLFLNLREEVKSYIPRLQDLAKGVSELDVLQCFATISEERHYVKPVFSDDRRIVLKEGRHPVVEKVLQSQEYVPNDCFMDGDRELLLITGPNMSGKSTYMRQIALTSILAQIGCFVSASIAELPIFDKVFTRIGAADDLISGQSTFMVEMLEARNAIMNATENSLILFDEIGRGTSTYDGMALAQAIIEYIHEEIGAKTLFSTHYHELTVLAADLPKLKNIHVSAIEQNGNVVFLHKIKEGPADKSYGIHVAKLADLPKQLIDRAAAILAQLENENGQAKALPEQPAAAVKAPVAEEAAPVTSVNEAQLSFFGEESPKGRVNSSPKEKKVLDDIKSLDILEMTPLEAMNTLYKLQKKLK, encoded by the coding sequence ATGGCTGGATATACTCCAATGATACAGCAATATTTAAAAATTAAGGCAGAGTATCAGGATGCCTTTTTATTTTTTCGTTTAGGCGATTTTTATGAAATGTTTTTTGACGATGCACTGAATGCATCACAAGAGCTCGAAATCACATTAACGAGCCGAGAAGGCGGTAGTGAAGAGCGAATTCCGATGTGTGGCATTCCGTATCACTCGGCTGCTAATTATATTGATATATTAATAGAAAAAGGTTTTAAAGTAGCTATTTGTGAACAGACCGAAGATCCGAAACAAGCCAAAGGTGTGGTACGCAGGGAAGTTGTCCAACTGATTACTCCGGGAACGAAAATGGATAGTAAGGGTCTTCGAGAAAAGGAAAATAATTATATTGCTACCATCACTTATTTCACGGATGGTCAGTTTGGCTTTGGATACAATGATTTATCGACAGGGGAAAACAAGGTCACTTTGATTGAGAGTTTTGAGGAAGTCCTGAATGAATTTGCCATCCTTGGTGCGAGTGAAGTGGTCATTGCCGAGGATTTCAATGAAGAATGGAAAAAAAAGCTGCAAGAACGGGGTGCTGCCGCTCTATCCCTAGAGAATAATTTGGTTCAAAGCGAGTCATTCGTTGCATTGCTTCATCTGTTAAAAGACCAGAAACTGGCGACAACGACCTCACGTTTATTGAATTATCTATACCGTACCCAAAAACGCAGCCTGGATCATTTACAGCCTGTGCTTGCATATGAAACTTCACAATATATGAAAATTGATTATTATAGCAAACGCAATTTGGAATTAACTGAAACAATTCGTTCCAAAGGTAAAAAAGGCTCATTATTATGGCTGCTTGATGAAACAAAAACAGCCATGGGCGGAAGGATGTTGAAACAATGGATTGATAGACCGCTCATTAATAAAAAACAGATCGAGCGGAGACAAAGCCTTGTTGAAACCCTGAAAAATCAGTACTTCGAACGGCAGGACTTACGTGAACGCCTGAAGGAAGTGTACGACTTGGAACGGCTTGCCGGAAGGGTAGCCTTCGGGAATGTAAATGCTCGGGACTTGATTCAATTGAAACGTTCATTGCAACAGGTGCCAATCATTCGTGAAATCGTGAAGTCAATGGCTTCCAATCAGGATATTTCAATTCTGGCCGATAAATTGGATCCTTGCGAAGAAGTGACGGATTTGCTTGAAACGGCGCTTGTAGAAAACCCGCCATTGTCCGTGAAGGAAGGGAATATCATTCAGGACGGTTTCCATAAGGAGCTGGATACATACAGGGATGCCAGCAGAAACGGGAAAACTTGGATTGCACAGCTTGAACGCGAAGAGCGGGAACGCACAGGGATCAGATCATTGAAAATCGGATATAATCGTGTTTTTGGCTATTATATTGAAGTCACACGAGCCAATTTGCATCTGCTTGAAGAAGGCCGTTATGAACGGAAGCAAACTTTAACGAATGCCGAACGTTATATCACACCTGAATTGAAAGAAAAGGAAGCTTTGATTTTACAAGCAGAGGAAAAAAGCATCAGTTTGGAATATGACCTATTCCTCAATCTTCGTGAAGAGGTCAAAAGCTATATCCCACGCTTACAGGATTTAGCGAAAGGCGTCAGTGAACTGGATGTCCTGCAGTGCTTTGCGACGATTAGCGAAGAACGCCATTACGTGAAGCCTGTCTTTTCTGATGATCGAAGAATCGTCCTGAAGGAAGGCCGGCATCCAGTGGTCGAGAAAGTCCTTCAATCACAGGAGTATGTCCCCAATGACTGCTTTATGGATGGAGACCGGGAGTTACTCTTGATCACAGGGCCCAATATGTCGGGGAAAAGTACGTATATGCGTCAGATTGCGCTAACATCGATTCTAGCGCAAATTGGATGCTTCGTGTCCGCAAGTATAGCTGAATTGCCTATTTTTGATAAGGTATTTACTAGGATTGGCGCGGCTGATGATTTGATTTCCGGTCAAAGTACATTCATGGTAGAGATGCTTGAAGCAAGAAATGCCATCATGAATGCGACAGAAAACAGTTTGATATTATTTGATGAGATCGGGCGAGGAACATCGACTTACGATGGAATGGCGCTTGCTCAGGCCATCATTGAATATATTCATGAGGAAATTGGAGCAAAGACACTCTTTTCGACTCATTATCATGAATTGACTGTATTGGCAGCGGATCTGCCAAAATTGAAAAATATCCATGTCAGTGCCATTGAGCAAAATGGAAATGTCGTTTTCCTTCATAAAATTAAAGAAGGACCAGCAGATAAAAGTTATGGAATTCATGTGGCTAAGCTAGCTGATTTACCGAAGCAGTTAATTGATCGGGCAGCGGCCATTTTAGCGCAGTTAGAGAATGAAAATGGACAGGCAAAGGCGTTACCTGAACAGCCGGCTGCTGCTGTAAAAGCACCTGTTGCCGAAGAAGCCGCTCCTGTAACATCCGTCAATGAGGCACAGCTGTCCTTCTTTGGGGAAGAGTCTCCTAAAGGCAGAGTGAATTCTTCTCCTAAGGAAAAAAAGGTGCTGGATGACATAAAATCTCTGGATATCCTTGAAATGACGCCGCTTGAGGCAATGAATACCCTTTATAAATTACAAAAGAAACTTAAATGA
- a CDS encoding outer spore coat protein CotE yields MSQYREIITKAVVAKGRKFTKSSHTICPAHHPSSILGCWIINHKYDAKKVGKKVEIHGSYEINVWYSYNHNSKTEVVTEKVQYTDVISLKYRDPDYLDDHEIAAKAVQQPNCLEACISPCGQKIIVHVEREFFVEVVGETKICVAVSPDGRCEDDWGSDFDDEDFEDLDPDFLDEFEDE; encoded by the coding sequence ATGTCACAATATAGAGAGATAATTACTAAAGCGGTGGTGGCAAAAGGACGTAAATTCACAAAGTCCTCTCACACCATTTGCCCGGCTCATCATCCTTCTAGCATTCTAGGTTGTTGGATCATCAACCATAAATACGATGCAAAGAAAGTCGGCAAAAAGGTAGAAATTCACGGCAGCTACGAAATCAACGTCTGGTATTCTTATAACCATAATTCGAAGACGGAAGTTGTAACTGAAAAAGTGCAATATACCGACGTTATTTCGCTGAAATACCGTGATCCCGATTATCTTGATGACCATGAAATCGCTGCAAAAGCTGTCCAACAGCCGAATTGTTTAGAAGCTTGCATCTCCCCATGTGGACAAAAAATCATTGTCCATGTGGAAAGGGAATTCTTTGTGGAAGTCGTCGGCGAAACGAAAATTTGTGTCGCTGTAAGTCCAGATGGCCGCTGTGAGGATGACTGGGGCTCTGATTTCGATGATGAGGATTTCGAAGATTTAGATCCGGATTTCCTTGATGAATTCGAAGACGAATAG
- a CDS encoding RicAFT regulatory complex protein RicA family protein has product MTKYTKDDILNKAAELAEMIASTEEVDFFKRAEAHINENQKIREMIASIKSLQKQAVNFQHYGKEKAYSQVQAKIDALEKQLDELPIVQEFKQSQVDVNDLLQMVSSQVSNKVTDLIIESTEGDILRGETGSQVQAGGGSCS; this is encoded by the coding sequence ATGACTAAATATACTAAAGATGACATTCTGAACAAAGCGGCCGAGCTTGCTGAAATGATCGCCAGCACGGAAGAAGTCGATTTCTTTAAACGGGCAGAAGCTCACATCAATGAAAACCAAAAAATCCGTGAAATGATCGCCAGCATCAAGAGCTTGCAAAAACAGGCTGTAAACTTCCAGCATTACGGCAAAGAGAAAGCATACAGTCAAGTTCAGGCCAAAATTGATGCACTGGAAAAACAATTGGATGAACTTCCGATCGTGCAAGAATTCAAACAATCCCAAGTGGATGTAAATGATCTTTTACAAATGGTCTCATCACAAGTTTCAAATAAGGTGACAGACCTGATTATTGAATCGACCGAAGGAGACATCCTTCGCGGTGAAACAGGTTCACAAGTACAAGCAGGCGGCGGAAGCTGTTCATGA
- the miaB gene encoding tRNA (N6-isopentenyl adenosine(37)-C2)-methylthiotransferase MiaB: protein MNEKQRLESQKVQAENPADKKSEKDFSKYFQAVYIPPSLKDAKKRGKEEVEYHDDFAIPEGFRGMGEGKKFYIRTYGCQMNEHDTEVMAGIFMALGYRPTDTVDDANVILLNTCAIREGAENKVFGELGHLKSLKLEKPDLLLGVCGCMSQEESVVKRILEKHHFVDMIFGTHNIHRLPQILNEAYLSKEMVIEVWSKEGDVIENLPKVRKGKTKAWVNIMYGCDKFCTYCIVPYTRGKERSRRPGDIIQEVRHLAAQGYKEITLLGQNVNAYGKDFTDIEYRFGDLMDEIRKIDIPRIRFTTSHPRDFDDHLIEVLAKGGNLVDHIHLPVQSGSTDTLKIMARKYTREQYLELVKKIKEAIPSASLTTDIIVGYPNETEEHFEETMSLYREVGFDAAYTYIYSPREGTPAAKMQDNVPMEVKKERLQRLNALVNETCALKMKEYDGQIVEVLVEGESKKNAEVLAGYTTKNKLVNFKGPKSAIGQIVKVKITGTKTWSLNGDMVEEATAIEVE, encoded by the coding sequence ATGAACGAGAAACAACGATTAGAATCACAAAAAGTACAGGCTGAGAATCCAGCGGACAAAAAATCCGAAAAGGACTTCAGTAAATACTTTCAAGCCGTTTATATTCCGCCTTCCTTAAAAGATGCGAAAAAGCGAGGAAAAGAAGAAGTAGAATATCATGATGACTTTGCCATTCCTGAAGGTTTCCGTGGAATGGGAGAAGGTAAAAAGTTTTACATTCGTACTTATGGCTGTCAAATGAACGAACATGATACAGAAGTCATGGCGGGCATATTTATGGCACTTGGTTATCGGCCGACAGACACGGTGGATGATGCTAACGTCATTTTACTTAACACTTGTGCGATTCGGGAAGGCGCAGAGAATAAAGTGTTCGGTGAATTGGGGCATTTAAAATCATTGAAATTGGAAAAGCCGGATCTATTGCTTGGAGTTTGCGGTTGTATGTCACAAGAGGAGTCAGTTGTAAAGCGGATCCTAGAGAAGCACCATTTTGTAGATATGATTTTCGGAACGCATAATATCCACCGCCTGCCGCAAATTCTTAATGAAGCTTATCTTTCCAAGGAAATGGTCATTGAGGTTTGGTCTAAAGAAGGTGATGTAATCGAGAACCTTCCGAAAGTGCGTAAAGGAAAAACGAAGGCATGGGTCAATATCATGTATGGCTGCGATAAGTTTTGTACATACTGCATCGTACCTTACACAAGAGGAAAAGAAAGAAGCCGCAGGCCTGGAGATATTATACAGGAAGTCCGTCATTTAGCTGCACAGGGTTACAAGGAAATAACTCTGCTTGGACAGAATGTGAATGCTTATGGTAAAGATTTTACGGATATCGAATACCGTTTCGGTGATTTGATGGATGAAATCCGCAAAATCGATATTCCGCGTATTCGTTTTACGACAAGTCATCCCCGTGATTTCGATGATCACTTGATTGAAGTATTGGCTAAGGGCGGTAATCTCGTTGACCATATTCATCTTCCAGTTCAATCGGGTAGTACGGATACACTTAAAATCATGGCCCGTAAATATACACGCGAACAATATTTAGAGCTAGTAAAGAAGATCAAGGAAGCTATCCCAAGTGCATCGCTAACCACTGACATCATTGTAGGCTATCCGAATGAAACGGAAGAGCACTTTGAAGAAACGATGTCTTTATACCGCGAAGTTGGTTTCGATGCAGCATATACTTACATCTATTCACCACGTGAGGGAACACCGGCTGCGAAAATGCAGGATAATGTACCGATGGAAGTGAAAAAGGAACGTCTGCAACGCTTGAATGCCCTTGTCAATGAAACGTGCGCATTGAAAATGAAGGAGTATGATGGACAGATTGTTGAAGTGCTCGTTGAAGGCGAAAGCAAGAAGAATGCGGAAGTATTAGCAGGTTATACAACGAAAAATAAGCTCGTGAACTTCAAAGGACCAAAATCCGCTATTGGCCAAATCGTAAAAGTGAAAATCACCGGAACGAAAACATGGTCGTTAAATGGGGATATGGTTGAAGAAGCAACGGCGATTGAGGTGGAGTAA
- the tdh gene encoding L-threonine 3-dehydrogenase, whose amino-acid sequence MRGKMKAVVKHHRGYGAQLQVVDIPDIRDDEVLIRVKMTSICGTDIHIFTWDEWSQGRVSPPYVFGHEFAGEVIEIGASVSNVSVGDCVSAETHIVCGTCRQCLTGQFHICKKTNIIGVDKQGCFAEYIALPAKNLWKNPSDMPLDIATIQEPMGNAVHSVLAGEVLGKTVAIIGCGPIGLMAIAVAKAAGADKVIALDINDYRLQLAKKMGATDVIHSIKQDPLEITKSLTSADGVDVVCEMSGNPAAIQQGFKMATNGGRISILSLPTKPVTLNITEDIVFKGLTVQGITGRKMFSTWQQVSSLLESGKVDVKPMITHRFPLSDFEKGFELMIKAQCGKVLLIP is encoded by the coding sequence TTGAGAGGTAAAATGAAAGCCGTCGTCAAACACCACCGAGGTTATGGGGCCCAATTACAAGTTGTCGATATACCGGATATTCGTGATGACGAGGTCTTGATTCGAGTGAAAATGACCTCGATCTGCGGAACGGATATTCATATTTTCACCTGGGATGAATGGTCACAGGGAAGAGTGAGTCCACCATACGTATTTGGGCACGAATTTGCTGGGGAAGTAATCGAGATAGGAGCAAGTGTCAGCAATGTTTCGGTTGGTGATTGTGTATCTGCCGAGACACATATAGTTTGCGGTACATGCAGGCAGTGCTTAACCGGTCAATTCCATATTTGTAAAAAAACTAACATTATCGGTGTTGATAAACAAGGGTGCTTTGCAGAGTATATAGCTTTGCCAGCCAAAAATTTATGGAAAAATCCAAGTGATATGCCACTCGATATAGCTACCATACAAGAACCGATGGGTAATGCAGTCCATTCAGTGCTAGCTGGCGAGGTGCTGGGTAAAACGGTGGCAATAATCGGCTGTGGTCCAATTGGGCTTATGGCGATTGCTGTAGCAAAGGCCGCGGGTGCTGATAAAGTAATCGCTCTTGATATTAATGATTATCGACTTCAGCTTGCCAAAAAGATGGGTGCTACAGACGTCATTCATTCAATTAAACAGGATCCATTGGAAATCACGAAAAGCCTCACAAGTGCGGATGGGGTGGATGTTGTTTGCGAAATGAGCGGTAATCCTGCAGCTATCCAACAAGGGTTCAAGATGGCGACGAATGGTGGAAGAATATCAATTCTAAGTCTGCCTACTAAGCCCGTAACGCTTAATATAACAGAGGATATTGTATTCAAGGGTCTTACTGTCCAAGGGATAACTGGAAGGAAGATGTTTTCAACCTGGCAGCAGGTTTCAAGTCTGCTTGAAAGTGGCAAGGTTGATGTAAAACCAATGATCACCCACCGGTTTCCACTTAGCGATTTTGAAAAGGGATTTGAACTGATGATCAAAGCTCAGTGTGGTAAGGTTCTCCTTATACCTTAA
- a CDS encoding 2-oxoacid:ferredoxin oxidoreductase subunit beta, translating to MATFKEFRNDVKPNWCPGCGDFSVQAAMQRAAANVGLEPENLAVVSGIGCSGRISGYIKSYGFHGIHGRSLPIAQGVKMANRELTVIASGGDGDGFAIGMGHTIHAIRRNIDITYIVMDNQIYGLTKGQTSPRSAAGFKTKSTPEGSIEQAVSPMELALSAGATFVAQSFSTDLKDLTAIIEAGINHKGFSFINVFSPCVTYNKINTYDWFKQNLTKLNTIEGYDSSNKEQAMQTLMQHDSLVTGIIYQDSSRPSYQELVPGYAEKALNKSDLTLDQAHFDKLVAEFM from the coding sequence ATGGCAACGTTTAAAGAGTTTCGGAATGATGTAAAACCTAACTGGTGTCCTGGCTGCGGAGATTTCTCCGTTCAGGCTGCCATGCAGCGTGCGGCAGCCAATGTAGGATTGGAGCCGGAGAATTTGGCCGTTGTTTCCGGTATCGGCTGTTCAGGGCGTATATCAGGCTACATCAAGTCATATGGTTTCCACGGCATCCATGGCCGCTCACTTCCAATTGCCCAAGGAGTAAAAATGGCCAACCGTGAATTGACCGTTATAGCTTCAGGCGGTGACGGAGATGGTTTTGCAATCGGGATGGGACACACCATCCATGCGATCCGCCGTAATATCGACATTACGTATATTGTCATGGATAACCAAATTTATGGATTGACAAAAGGCCAGACTTCTCCTAGATCCGCTGCTGGATTTAAAACGAAATCCACTCCAGAAGGATCGATAGAACAGGCTGTATCACCTATGGAATTAGCATTGTCAGCTGGTGCTACGTTTGTCGCCCAAAGCTTTTCCACTGACTTGAAAGACCTGACGGCGATCATTGAAGCAGGGATAAACCATAAAGGGTTCTCCTTTATCAATGTTTTCTCTCCTTGCGTAACATACAATAAGATCAATACGTATGATTGGTTTAAACAAAACTTAACTAAATTGAACACGATTGAAGGCTATGATTCATCAAATAAAGAACAGGCCATGCAGACTTTGATGCAACATGACAGCCTTGTGACAGGGATTATTTATCAAGACTCTTCACGCCCTTCGTACCAGGAATTAGTGCCAGGGTATGCTGAAAAAGCGTTAAATAAATCAGATCTGACACTGGATCAAGCGCACTTTGATAAGCTTGTTGCTGAATTTATGTAA
- a CDS encoding 2-oxoacid:acceptor oxidoreductase subunit alpha — MINQLSWKVGGQQGEGIESTGEIFCIALNRLGYYLYGYRHFSSRIKGGHTNNKIRVSTTETRAISDDLDILVAFDQETIDVNYKELHEGGIIIADAKFKPVCPEDTKAELYIVPFTEIAAELGTSLMKNMVAIGATCAVLGMEISVFNDVVDEIFGRKGEEIVKKNMDAITAGYKAMEVMLGEKLGAMELEKADGQKRMFMIGNDAIALGAVAGGCRFMAAYPITPASEIMEYLIKKLPQFGGTVIQTEDEIAAATMAIGANYGGVRAITASAGPGLSLKMEAIGLAGITETPIVIVDTQRGGPSTGLPTKQEQSDLMAMIYGTHGEIPKIVMAPSTVEEAFYDTAEAFNLAEEYQCPVIVLSDLQLSLGKQTVQPLDYGKVEIRRGKLVDFEIEEAENKSYFKRYEVTEDGVSPRVVPGMKNGIHHVTGVEHDETGRPSETALNRKLQMDKRMRKLNNLTNTFQTPVYKNTPHEEADLLILGFNSTRGTIDEAIGRLETDGMKVNHAQIRLIHPFPADEVLSLVQSAKKVVVIENNATGQLANIIKMNVGHVNKIKSILKYDGNPFLPHEIHTQCKEMFEYGNV, encoded by the coding sequence ATGATCAATCAACTTTCATGGAAAGTTGGCGGACAACAAGGTGAAGGTATTGAAAGTACAGGAGAAATATTCTGTATTGCCCTCAATCGCTTAGGTTATTACTTGTATGGCTACCGTCATTTCTCATCCCGAATCAAGGGTGGACACACGAATAACAAAATTCGTGTAAGTACTACTGAAACTCGTGCTATCTCTGATGATTTAGACATCTTAGTTGCTTTTGACCAAGAAACAATTGACGTCAATTATAAAGAATTACATGAAGGTGGCATCATAATCGCAGATGCAAAATTCAAACCTGTCTGCCCAGAAGATACAAAGGCGGAATTATATATTGTTCCATTTACGGAAATAGCAGCCGAATTAGGAACATCATTAATGAAAAATATGGTCGCCATCGGTGCGACATGTGCTGTTCTAGGAATGGAAATTTCCGTATTCAACGATGTGGTTGATGAAATATTCGGCCGTAAAGGTGAAGAAATAGTTAAGAAGAATATGGATGCCATTACTGCTGGCTATAAGGCAATGGAAGTGATGCTTGGGGAAAAACTGGGCGCAATGGAGCTGGAAAAGGCAGACGGCCAAAAACGAATGTTCATGATCGGAAACGATGCCATCGCTTTAGGCGCAGTTGCAGGCGGTTGCCGCTTCATGGCAGCTTACCCGATTACTCCGGCCTCGGAAATTATGGAATATTTAATTAAAAAACTTCCTCAATTTGGTGGGACGGTCATACAGACTGAAGATGAAATCGCAGCGGCTACAATGGCAATCGGTGCAAACTATGGCGGTGTACGTGCCATCACAGCTTCAGCTGGACCTGGACTTTCCTTAAAAATGGAAGCGATTGGTTTAGCGGGCATTACCGAAACGCCAATTGTAATCGTCGATACTCAACGTGGCGGCCCATCTACGGGACTTCCTACAAAACAGGAGCAATCCGATTTAATGGCCATGATTTATGGTACACATGGTGAAATACCTAAAATCGTCATGGCTCCGAGTACTGTTGAGGAAGCTTTTTATGATACGGCAGAAGCGTTCAACCTTGCAGAGGAATATCAATGTCCAGTTATCGTTTTATCCGACTTACAGCTATCATTGGGTAAACAAACGGTTCAGCCGCTTGATTACGGCAAAGTGGAGATAAGACGCGGAAAATTGGTTGACTTTGAAATTGAAGAGGCTGAAAACAAATCTTACTTCAAGCGTTATGAAGTAACGGAAGATGGAGTCTCACCACGTGTAGTGCCTGGTATGAAAAATGGAATTCACCATGTTACAGGTGTTGAACATGATGAAACGGGCAGGCCTTCTGAGACTGCATTGAATCGTAAATTGCAAATGGATAAACGGATGCGTAAGCTGAATAATTTAACTAACACATTCCAAACACCAGTATACAAAAACACACCGCATGAAGAAGCGGATTTATTAATTCTTGGCTTTAACTCAACACGCGGGACGATTGATGAAGCGATCGGCCGGTTAGAAACGGATGGAATGAAAGTGAATCATGCGCAAATTCGTTTGATTCATCCTTTCCCAGCTGATGAAGTCCTATCATTGGTGCAAAGTGCTAAGAAAGTAGTAGTTATTGAAAATAATGCGACTGGACAATTGGCTAATATTATCAAGATGAATGTCGGACATGTTAATAAAATTAAAAGCATCCTAAAATATGATGGCAACCCATTCCTCCCGCATGAAATTCACACACAATGCAAGGAGATGTTCGAATATGGCAACGTTTAA